The following are encoded in a window of Lynx canadensis isolate LIC74 chromosome B1, mLynCan4.pri.v2, whole genome shotgun sequence genomic DNA:
- the LOC115511666 gene encoding LOW QUALITY PROTEIN: cytochrome c oxidase subunit 5A, mitochondrial-like (The sequence of the model RefSeq protein was modified relative to this genomic sequence to represent the inferred CDS: inserted 1 base in 1 codon), whose translation MKLRLCATIAVLLRATLLQQPQSPMPALAVQSVHCYSPESHETNEEFDAHWITYFNKPDTDACELSKGMNMLVGCDLVPEPKIIDAALQAFRQLKDFASAYHILEVXDKAEPHKEIYFCVIQELRPALNELEICIPEELGLDKVYTPWMASQGFIHNAA comes from the exons ATGAAG CTTAGGCTGTGTGCCACCATTGCTGTCTTGCTGAGGGCCACTCTGTTGCAACAGCCACAGTCTCCTATGCCAGCCCTTG CTGTCCAGTCAGTTCACTGCTACTCCCCTGAGTCACATGAGACAAATGAGGAGTTTGATGCCCACTGGATAACATACTTCAACAAGCCAGATACTGATGCTTGCGAATTGAGTAAAGGGATGAACATGCTTGTGGGCTGTGACCTGGTTCCAGAACCCAAAATCATTGATGCCGCTTTGCAGGCATTCAGACAGCTAAAGGATTTTGCTAGTGCATATCACATCCTAGAGG AGGACAAAGCAGAACCTCATAAGGAAATCTACTTCTGTGTCATCCAGGAACTTAGACCAGCTTTAAATGAACTGGAAATCTGCATTCCAGAGGAGCTGGGCCTTGACAAAGTGTACACCCCATGGATGGCTTCTCAAGGATTTATTCATAATGCTGCCTGA